The following proteins come from a genomic window of Lolium rigidum isolate FL_2022 chromosome 5, APGP_CSIRO_Lrig_0.1, whole genome shotgun sequence:
- the LOC124653145 gene encoding serine/threonine-protein kinase AFC2-like, producing MATKCAAAADLPAARPRKRARHGWDVAPPTKAQITFCGQEVGDITGWVLPSHPPDYACLSLLSNGVARNASPPWRQDDKDGHYVFAVGENLTSRYKIYRKMGEGTFGQVLECWDRERKEMVAIKVVRAINKYSEAAMIEIDVLQKLSRNDAAGKHCVQIRNWFDYRNHICIVCEKLGPSLYDFLRKTGYRPFPIDLVRDLGEQLLKSVAFMHGVQLIHTDLKPENILFVSSEHAMLPENKDGSFSRKLPKSSAIKLIDFGSTAYDHQDCSYIVSTRHYRAPEVILGHGWSYPCDIWSIGCILIELCSGETLFQTHENLEHLAMMERVLGPLPRHMLERADHHAEKYIRRGRLNWPEGATTRESIRAVLKLPRLQNLVMQHVDHSAGDLIGLLQGLLAYEPSARLTAQEALNHRFFKRCRERRSL from the exons ATGGCGACCAAGTGCGCCGCCGCGGCCGATCTGCCCGCCGCCCGCCCCCGCAAGCGTGCCCGGCACGGCTGGGACGTCGCGCCACCGACCAAG GCTCAGATTACATTTTGTGGGCAAGAAGTTGGCGATATCACCGGCTGGGTATTGCCATCACACCCCCCGGACTATGCTTGCTTGTCTCTGCTCTCAAATGGTGTTGCTCGAAATGCTTCCCCTCCTTGGAGACAAGACGATAAAGATGGCCATTATGTATTTGCTGTTGGAGAGAATTTGACCTCTCGCT ATAAAATATACAGAAAGATGGGAGAAG GTACTTTTGGTCAGGTACTGGAATGTTGGGACAGAGAAAGAAAAGAAATGGTAGCTATTAAAGTTGTCCGTGCTATAAACAAATACAGCGAGGCAGCAATGATAGAGATTGATGTGCTGCAGAAGCTTTCAAGAAATGATGCTGCAGGAAAACA CTGTGTTCAAATACGGAACTGGTTTGACTACCGTAACCATATTTGTATT GTCTGCGAGAAGCTTGGCCCAAGCTTGTATGACTTTCTGCGGAAAACTGGCTACCGCCCATTCCCAATCGATCTAGTCCGCGATCTTGGAGAGCAACTTTTGAAATCTGTTGCAT TTATGCATGGCGTGCAGTTAATTCATACCGATCTAAAACCGGAAAACATCCTCTTTGTTTCttcagagcatgctatgttacctgaaaacaag GATGGATCGTTTTCAAGGAAGCTGCCAAAATCAAGTGCCATCAAGTTGATCGACTTCGGTAGCACAGCATATGATCACCAGGATTGTAGCTACATTGTCTCTACTAGGCACTACCGCGCTCCTGAGGTTATTTTAG GGCACGGATGGAGCTATCCATGTGATATATGGAGCATTGGTTGCATACTGATTGAGCTTTGCTCG GGAGAGACATTATTCCAGACCCATGAGAACCTGGAGCACTTGGCGATGATGGAGAGGGTTCTAGGTCCTCTACCACGGCACATGCTAGAAAGAGCAGA CCACCACGCAGAGAAGTACATCCGAAGAGGAAGGTTGAACTGGCCAGAAGGAGCTACAACAAGGGAGAGCATTAGGGCTGTTTTGAAGCTGCCTCGCCTTCAG AACCTGGTGATGCAGCACGTGGATCACTCTGCTGGGGACTTGATCGGCCTGCTGCAGGGCCTCCTAGCATACGAGCCTTCTGCCAGGCTGACCGCTCAAGAAGCCTTGAACCACCGCTTCTTCAAGAGGTGCCGCGAAAGGCGGTCGCTATGA